The following proteins come from a genomic window of Scylla paramamosain isolate STU-SP2022 chromosome 46, ASM3559412v1, whole genome shotgun sequence:
- the LOC135094764 gene encoding nucleic acid dioxygenase ALKBH1-like produces MNKEKRERKGRETDEQNRERRRGGKRRKERQADREDRETRQKKTKEEEKEEKKDRQTEKTGTQDKEEDKFKDIFKYYKRRKPPPDLTQAIDVDSCCVEVQFLPAASEEDKAVAQEAGLTPPHTWTVHRLVNHPGLVIVRNPFTRAGQLAWACRCLRDMARLPHKTNLASHGVHLEGSTWWQLCRTEEGRRTGLREKLRWVTLGYHHDWDTKEYSEDNRSEMPDSVVRLCGVVARVLGLCGGGGGGGGGEFKAQAGIINYYHHHSTLSPHTDHSEPYMEAPLLSFSFGQSAVFLMGGCTKATAPSAILLHSGDIVVMAGTARLCYHAVPRILMQCERRRRKEEEEEGEEPWAVEFSKVKKQRKKRKVEEKEDEEEEEWEVKTPEMMQKRKEKGEQHKINEDNDSDGDSGDGSDLPDILHYLRTCRINMNIRQVLPPSMDALPS; encoded by the exons atgaacaaggaga aaagagaaagaaaaggaagagagactgatgaacaaaacagagaaagaagaagaggaggaaagagaagaaaagaaagacaggcagatagagaagacagggagacaagacaaaaaaaaaccaaggaggaagagaaagaagaaaagaaagacagacagacagagaaaacagGGAcacaagacaaagaggaagacaagtTCAAGGACATCTTTAAGTACTACAAGAGAAGAAAACCACCACCTGACCTGACACAAGCCATTGATGTTGACTCCTGCTGTGTG GAGGTGCAGTTCCTGCCGGCAGCCTCGGAGGAAGACAAGGCTGTGGCACAGGAGGCAGGACTCACCCCTCCACACACCTGGACTGTGCACCGCCTTGTTAACCACCCAG GTCTGGTGATAGTGCGAAACCCCTTCACCCGGGCAGGGCAGCTGGCATGGGCGTGCCGGTGCCTGCGAGACATGGCCAGGCTGCCCCACAAGACTAACCTGGCCTCACATGGCGTGCACCTCGAGGGCAGCACCTGGTGGCAGCTGTGTCGCAC ggaggaaggaaggaggactggCCTGAGAGAGAAACTGCGCTGGGTCACCTTAGGATACCATCATGATTGGGATACCAAG GAATATAGTGAAGACAACCGCAGTGAGATGCCGGACAGTGTGGTGAgactgtgtggtgttgtggcgcGTGTGCTGGgcctttgtggtggtggtggtggtggtggtggtggtgagtttaAAGCCCAGGCAGGTATTatcaattattatcatcaccactctACCCTCAGCCCTCACACAGACCACTCAGAACCATATATGGAGGCACCGTTACTCTCTTTcag CTTCGGCCAGAGTGCCGTGTTCCTCATGGGCGGCTGTACAAAGGCCACAGCACCCTCTGCCATACTGCTGCACAGTGGGGACATAGTGGTGATGGCCGGCACTGCAAGGCTGTGCTACCATGCTGTGCCGAGGATACTGATGCAATgcgagaggagaagaaggaaggaggaagaagaggagggggaggaaccaTGGGCTGTGGAGTTTAGCAAGGttaagaaacagaggaagaagaggaaagtggaagaaaaagaagatgaggaggaggaggaatgggaagtaAAAACACCAGAAATGAtgcaaaaacgaaaagaaaaaggcgAACAGCACAAAATCAACgaagataatgatagtgatggtgacagtggtgatggtagtgaccTCCCTGATATCCTGCACTACCTAAGGACTTGTAGGATTAACATGAACATCAGACaagtcctccctccctccatggaTGCGTTACCCTCATGA